The Nostoc sp. NIES-3756 DNA window AATCTTGGATCACGTTCTATAATCACCTCAAAATATTCTGGGCTTAAACTGTAACCAGTTCTAGCTCTTACATCGTCATCACCGAAATATTGTAGAAAATTCAGATATGCCCAATTAGCCATTAAGTTATCGTAGCCAAAGGCTGGTGTCTTTTTGAGTAAGTTAAGCCTCAGCTTCTCTACCTGAATTTCCTTTTCTAAAGTTGCTAAAGGAATGTTTTGTCTATTCTTCAATAACGCTTGTAGTCGGGGAGATTGCATCCAACTAACGCTTAAGGCACATAAGCAGACTACACAAGGAGCCAGTATAGCTTGACGAGATACTACCATAATATTCATAGCCTTCTTTGATATAAGTAGTCTGCCCGTAAAAATATTTAACTTTATCATTCATATTGACGAATCTGGCAACCTAATACTAGTCAAACTTTAACCCATCACTGAATCAGCGACCAAGTTGCTTTAATCTTGTCGGGAACTCGTTTTCGGTGTTTGAGCAATCACTCATATGAATACTATATCAGAAGCTATTAAGTATAAATACATAGGGGGGAGTTAGGCGTAATTTTTAAGTGTTATGTTATACTCCTAGCGAACAGACATCATTAACTAGAGTCAAGACGAATGTGTTAAATTTATTGAATTTTATTTAATAAAACTCAGTGAAATTTGCCACATCACTTAGAATTGAAGCTTGTCTGCATTTACACTATTTATCTTCTAACAAATCATGGAAATTACAGTCGCCGAAGGCTCAGTAAATAATAATAAAATTGTGAAGTCTGAAAAGGATGATTTCAAATCAATCATTACACATCTTGATTCTAATAATTTGGATGCTAACAGAATAATTGATGCTATTAAATCGGCGATCGCTGAAGTTGTGGAATTGGAAATCACGACTTGGGTAGAGGAACCATCAGCAGAATCTGAGGAAGCACTACAAGAGATTACCAAAGTTGCTAAACCAGGAAATAGAATTTATACCAAGATTAATTTGATTAGTGGAGATATAGAAAACGAAGTAGGTAGTCAATTTTTAGCTAGTGGCCCGTATGCAGAACTACTAAATTTCCACTTGGTTCAAGTTAAAGATAGTCGAGAAATTATGCAGAAAAATATAGAGAGTGTTCAGAAAATATATAAGATTCTCATGGAGATGTATAACTCGCGTAAGACTGTGCAATTGTAAAGGTAAATTTTAGGTTTATTAGTTAATCAATTTGCCTCAGCTTCTACCTAAAGGCATTAGATAATAACTAAATTGATCAGGAAAAGAGGTAATTGCTATGCAGAATAGAACGCCAGCAACTGACAGTATTCAAACTCCAGATGCAGATAGAGGTGTATTATCTAATGGAGTAAATTACAAAGGAGATATTCAACCTAAAGATATTATTCAATCTAAGTCGAGAGATTTATTAAATAAATTTGTTTCATCTGTACAAATATTAGTTAATGATATTACAGCTTTAGAAGTTAATACTATGATTGTTGCTAATATTACAGGTAATAAATTTAATGCTTGGGAGGCGTATCAAGAAATTTATTCTATAAATGATAAAGATTATTTTACTGTTAAAGAGATTCCCGAAGATAGCTCATTACGAGAGCGTTATAAGAGTTTATTTGAGCAGTTAGAAAGAGAATATTTTTATATAATTCTTGAAAATAAAGAACTGCACAACCGAAAAATAGAACAATATCATAGGCGTTTGCAATTTAAAAAAGACAATAAAGACCCTATGGTGGAATCTGATCCCCGATATGTAGAATTAGCTCGTCCTATCTTACCTCCGCCTACGCCTGTAACAGATCAAGGAAGTTCAGATAATCAAAATGAACGTCAGCGAGAGTGGGAACAAAATCTCCAAGAAATTCAAGTTCTGTTAAGTAATGATAAATTTGTGCGTTCTCTGCGAAAAATTGCTGAACTCAAAGCTGCACTTGATGGCGGAAATGTGAAAAGCGCAAGAACAGATACTATTTATGCTCAAACTGTGATGCAGTTGGATGGAGATATTATCACTCGTTACCATAAAGACTTGTTTGGCTTACCAGAGGAAACAAAAAACTTAATCCTGCGAGTTCACAATGAAGGTGTAGTTTCTGGTGAAAAACAATGGCATGGAGTGCTAGATTTTATGATTAATTTGGTAAGAGATTTGGCGAATTTATCTATAAATGGACGAAAATAATACACAATTAAGAGATTTTTTTGATTTTGCAGTTGCTATTTCTTTGCCGCTTCCTCAAGGTGATAGTTTGCTGCTTCAGGTTGAGCAAAGTCATTATACTTTTTACCTAAATCAGCAAATTGTAGAACAAATTCAGCAGGCAAAAAATACGGGTACTTCACTTAATATCCCGCCGAAAATTTTGTTGCCTTTATGGTACTATAGCTGCTTTAGTTATAATTTTGTGCCAATAGGAGAGGTAGAAAATACTAATAATCAGCCTGTTACTAAGTCTTATATTGGTTTTATTTTAAATATTCTTAAAGCTTTTGGGAATAAATCTCTACAAAAGAAGGCAAGTTTACCAGTAGGTTTTACGTTTACTTCTTACTATCAGCCAGAGCCATTCCCTACAGATGATCATATACAAAAAAAACGAGTTTTGCAAAGTGTTGTCTTATTTCATGGCGATATTTTACACAAGATTCAGGAGGATTTTTTGTACAATAATTTGGATTTCCAAAAAATTGCCTCTGCTCATTATTGGCTAACTGAACAAATTTTAAGTGCTTTGAGGAGTAAGTTAAATCTGTTAGTTTGGGAGCTATCTGCACTAGTTACTAGCTACTTTTTTACATGGAATATATTTAACTTAAAATTAGCTTATTTAGATAGAAATATTCTAGTCTTTGTTTTAATATGGCTATTTTTGACTATAATACTTGCGTCTACTCGTTATTTTATTTCTAAAGAATTACGAGAAGAAAGTAGTATTAAGTATCAATATTTGAATTTAGCATCATGGGCAATAACTTGTGTTATACCTATACTCTTTTTGACTAGTTTTAGTATTAGTAGAAACTTAGTTAATATAATTACTGTTTTATCACCATTAGTTGCTTCGTTTATACCTATAGTGGCTAGACGCATTCTCAATTTTATTTTGCCTCGGTTGGCTAAGTTTGTTATACGGCGCATATTATCTGTGTGAGGTAATAAACCGCAAATACACGCCGATGAAGCATAAATCATGAAACTTGGCTGAATTTTCTATCTTTTTAATAAATGCCAACATTGTTGCGCGATCGCCCAATCTTCTTGAGTATGAATTACTAACACCCGTACTGTAGAATCAGCAGTGGCAATATCTACATCGACGGGTTTATTTTGGTTTTTCTGGGGGTCAAGTTTTAGCCCTAAAAATCCAAAGGCTTCGCAAGCAGCTTGGCGAATACCTGCGGACTTTTCCCCTGCGCCGGCTGTAAACACCAAAACATCTAAACCCCCCAAACTTGCCAGCATGGAACCGATACCAGAACGTAGGCGGTGTACATAAATATCCCATGCTAGTTGGGCGCGGTAGTTACCTTGGGCGATGGCTTCTATTACCTGGGGTAAGTCACTGGATATACCGGAAATTCCCCGCAAGCCAGAAGCTTTGTTTAATACATAGTCCAATCTTTCGGCGGAATATTCAGATTGTCGCATTAAATGAATAATGATACCTGGGTCAATAGAACCGGAACGGCTACCCATCATCAACCCATCTAGGGGTGTGAACCCCATTGTAGTATCAATACTGCGACCATTTTTAATGGCGGCCAAGGAACAGCCATTGCCGAGGTGACAGGTAATTATGCGCAGAGATGCCAAATCTTTACCGAGAATTTGGGCTGCACGAGCAGAACAGTATTGATGGCTGATACCATGAAATCCATAACGGCGAATACCTTGTTCTACCCATTCATAGGGGCCGGGATAGATGGCGGCTGCGTCGGGTAAGGTAGCGTGAAAGCCTGTATCAAACACTGCAACTTGAGGGACATCGCCTAAGCTTTTCTGGATGGCTTCTATCCCTTCTAAGGCGGCGGGGTTATGGGCTGGGGCGAGGTTGGATAACTTAGCGATCGCCTGTTTGACTTCCTCGTTGATAATTACACTATTACGGTAATTTTGCCCCCCATGTACTACCCGATGTCCCACCACATCGATTTCTGATAATTGACCGATAACTTTCGTTGCGCCACGGCTGAGAGTATACAGCATATAAGTAACGTGGGCTTGCCGAGAGTCACCATAGATCGATTCATGCAGCGTTGCACCCTTAGCTGTTTTTACCTCAATTTCCGCCACACTCCTGTCTTGAGTCCAATTAACTTTTCCTTCCCACAGTGGCGGCGGTGCTTCACTCAAAAGTGCGTCATCGGGGATTTCATACAAACAACTTTTTTGGCTGCTAGAACCCGCATTTAATATTAGTACTTTCATTACTTTTACCTGATTTGGTTTTGTCAATTCTGGACTCTATGACTTCTCAATTTCCAGTATTAAGTAAGTTTATTACCGATATTTTAGGACAAGCAAAGACGTGAACCGTTTCCAAAAGCTATCCTCAATCGCGTTCTTGTTATTAGCTTTCATCTATCCGCCCACACTGGTTGAAGCTAAAGAAAATACTCAAAATAATGTTCTCAATGAGCAGAGTATTGATGCAGAAACAAACTTAGTCGAGGGTGAAAGCAAAGAAGTTTTGCTGGCACACCGACACTATAGACGGCGTTATCACAGACGGCGACGGGTGAGAGGGCATTATTATAGACGGCGCTATCATCATAGACATTATTATAGGCGCTACTATCGCCGAGGACGTTATCACGGTCAATACTATCGTCATGGAGGATGGGATCTTGTCCGCGATCGCCACGGAAGATTAATATATGATTGGCGAGGTTATTAATAATAACTATCGCTAATATTATTACTGTGCAGATAAATCAAGAAATATAAATTGATATTGGTATGTGACACTGCTAAATGCCATTACTACCAATATCATAATAACTAAATTTTTTATAAATCTCTTGATAAAAATTTGAGTTTTTTGTCGTTGTTAGATTTTTGAAATTATTTTTTGATCAACTTTCAAATAATATAAATATCATTCTTAAGATAGATATGTAATTATCAATAAAATTTTATGTTCTTTACTGATATTGATTTTTACTAAAATTTAACAAAATGAGAAAATTTGCTAAACTATCTTCGATTACATTATTGCTTTGCAGCTTAGTTTATCCCCCCTTTCTCGCTGAGGCAAAAGCTAGCATCAACAGTAATGATGTTGAGCAAAAAAGCGTTGAAGTAGAGGCAAGCCTCATTAACAGTCAAACTGAAGGTACTCTACTTGCTCAACGTCCGCGTTCGCGCAGAAGATATATCCGTCGCCCATACGTGCGTAGAGGATATATCCGTCGTCAAGGTATACGCAGAAGATATATCCGTCGAAGTGTGCGTAGAGGATATATTCGTCGTCCAGTTGTAGGTAGACGATATATTCGCCGTTACTAACCACAAAGCTAGGGGCTAGAGATTAGGACTAGAGGCTTTGAGACCTATTCCCTATCCCTAAGCTCAAAGTTAATGGCTGGCTACTACTTCCAAACGTGCTAGTCTTTCTGCTAAAAGTGTTTCCAACTCTTCTAATGCTTTGGTAAAGCCTTTGATACCTTCGTCTAGTTTGTCATACGCCATACGATCAGCAGCGTGCATCTCGTCAAAGGTGGCTTTGTCAATGGACAGCTTTTCAATGTCAGATTTAGCAGCTTTGGCGGGGTCAAGTTTGCGGGGTAGTTCACCGATGGTTGCTTGCAATTCACCCAACAAACCTGGAGAAATTGTTAACAAATCGCTACCAGCCAATTCTGTAATTTCCCCAATGTTACGGAAACTAGCACCCATAACTTCGGTTTTGTAACCAAACTTCTTATAGTAATTGTAGATTTTGGTAACAGATAATACACCTGGGTCTTCCGCCGATGGGTAGCTGTCGCGTCCGGTTTCTTTCTTGTACCAATCTAGAATCCGACCAACGAAGGGAGAAATCAGGGTGATACCAGCTTCAGCACAAGCGATCGCCTGATGCAAACCAAACAGCAATGTCAAGTTACAATGAATACCTTCTTTTTCTAGAACTTCCGCAGCTTTGATCCCTTCCCAAGTAGAAGCAATTTTAATCAAAACACGTTCTGGGCCGATACCAGCAGCTTTGTATTGAGCAATTAATTCCCGTGCTTTGGTAATAGTAGCTTCTGTATCGTAGGATAAACGAGCATCTACTTCTGTAGAAACGCGACCAGGGATAATTTGTAAAATCTTCAAACCAAAAGATACTGCTAAACGGTCAAAAGCCAAGGAAACAATTTGACCTTTAGTTGCGCTTGCGCCTGCGTCTTTTTTCGCTTGAAGTAAGGTTTGATCCACAATTTCCTGATACTCTGGCATTTTCGCGGCTGCGGTAATCAGAGAAGGGTTTGTGGTTGCGTCGCGGGGTGTAAACTTTTCAATTGCTTGAATATCACCTGTATCAGCAACAACAACGGTCATTTCTCGCAATTGTTCTAGTAAGTTTTTAGTCATAAATACTCCGTGATTAGATTTTGTTAAGACTTACGCTGGTGTGTGAAGGTAGACGATAGTAACTATTGCATTGGCTATGGACTGCTTCACCCGCGTAAGTCCTCTTTGTTTAAGATTTACCCTATCCCCTCATCACACCCGTTTTCTTTCCTTAAAATTCTGATTTCGGCAATTATTCTTAACCATTACCCAGTTCGGCTAAGGGGCAGAAGCCTCAGATTTATTTTAGAAAGATTAAGCGGCGATCGGTTGTCCGATAGAATGCACTTTAATTAAACTAGTTGTGCCTGATTTACCAATTGGCACGCCAGAGGTAATAACTACCTTGTCACCTTCATGCACCAAACCCGTTCTCACGGCGGTATTGACAACATTCGTAATCATTTCTTCCGCATTGTAGACTGGTGCAATTAGCAAAGGTTCTACACCCCAAGAAAGGGCTAGTTGATGATAGGCGGTTTCATCAGGAGTTAGAGCAAAAATGGGTGTACTCGGACGATATTTCGACACAAGTTTGGCTGTACTTCCCGATGAAGTGTTGCACAGAATCGCTTTTGCCCCAGTTTCGTAAGCAATGCGACAGACGGCTTCAGCAACAGATTCGGTGACACTCAAACCGCCAGCTTCATGTGTCCAGCAATTTTTACTGCCTTCTTGCAAAGACTTTTCTGTCGTCATGGCAATATCGTGCATAATCTGGACTGCGGCAATGGGGTACTCTCCCACAGCCGTTTCTCCAGATAACATGACCGCATCTGTACCATCAAGGATGGAGTTTGCCACGTCGGTAGCTTCCGCGCGGGTGGGATCGGGGGCGCTAATCATCGACTCCAGCATTTGCGTTGCCGTAATTACTGGCTTACCAGCTTGGTTGCAACGGCGAATGATGTCCTTTTGAATCAGGGGAACCTCATGGATAGGCATTTCTACACCTAAATCACCACGGGCAATCATAATCGCGTCGGCAACGTCGATGATAGAATCAATTTGCTCAACTGCTTCTGGACGTTCAATTTTGGCAATCACCCGAATTGTTTTGCCAGCCGCCTCAATCATGCGTTGGGCTGGTTCGAGGTCGTAGGGCGATCGCACAAAAGACACCGCCACCCAATCCACATCCAACTGAATCCCAAAACGCAAATCTTGCAAGTCTTTTTCGGTGATGGAACTAACGGGTAAACGAGTAGCGGGTAGGTTAACCCCTTTGCGAGTAGAAATCACACCACCAATTTTTGCTACAGCCCGAATGTGATCAGCATCGCGATCGGTCACAATCAACTTGACACGACCATCATTGATTAAAATAGGTTCCCCAGGACGTACCATTGCAAACAAAGTCGGCAATGGTAAAGGTAATTCATCAAGACTACTACCCTTCTCTTGCAGGACAAAAGTTACTTCCTTACCAGCCTCTACCATCAAACCTTCCGGCGGTAAAGTTCCCAAGCGAATCTTCGGCCCGCACAAGTCCTGCATAATTGCGATCGGCTTTTGTTTGTCAGCGCTGATTTGCCTTAAATACTGTGCAGTTTGGGCGTGAAAGTCATAAGCCCCATGAGAAAAATTCAGCCGCGCTACATTCATCCCAGCTTTTGCCAACGCTTCCAACTTTTCTGGTGCAGATGTAGCCGGCCCTACAGTACAGATGATTTTAGTTCGACGCATAGGTATTTGGGGAGTGGGGAGTAGGGAGTGGGGAGTGGGATGAGGGAGATGAGGGAGATGAGGGGGATAAGAATAAGTTTTAATACTTCCCTATCTCCCAATACTTCCCCATCTCCCCCTACTCCCTATTCTTAAACAGCAGCCAATTGTTCTTTCTGTACCATTGACAACATTAAGTCAGCCACGCGATTGGAGTAGCCCCACTCGTTGTCATACCAAGCGACTACTTTGAAGAAGTTGGAGTTTAGTTCAATTCCTGCACCTGCGTCGAAGATGCTGGAATGACTATCACCTTGAAAGTCTGTAGAAACGACCTCTTCGTCGGTGTAACCTAAAATACCTGCTAACGAACCTTCGGCAGCTTGCTTCATTGCTGCACAAATTTCTTTATAGCTGGTAGCTTTATTTGTCTTGAAGGTCAAATCTACTACGGAAACATCTGGGGTGGGTACGCGGAATGCCATACCAGTTAGCTTACCTTTCAACTCTGGTAGCACCAGCGCTACAGCTTTGGCTGCACCTGTAGAGGAGGGAATAATATTTTGGGCTGCACCTCTACCACCGCGCCAGTCTTTCTTGCTGGGGCCGTCTACCGTGGGTTGGGTAGCAGTCATGGCGTGAACTGTGGTCATCAAACCTTCGGTTAAACCAAAGTTGTCATTAATTACTTTGGCGATCGGTGCTAGACAGTTGGTGGTACAACTAGCATTGGAGACAATCAAATCCTTGCTAGGGTCATACAAATGATGATTTACCCCAACCAACAAAGTCCGAACTCGCTCTGGGTCTTTTGTAGGGGCAGAAATGATGACGCGCTTTGCTCCAGCTTGTAGGTGTTTAGATGCGCCTTCATAATCTGTAAACAACCCAGTCGATTCTACGACGTAATCAGCACCTAGTTGTCCCCAAGGTAATTCTGCTGGGTTCCTCACTGATACACAAGGAATAAAACGCCCATCGATGACAATACCATCTTCTTTGGCTTCTACCTGACTTGTTAACTTCCCGTGGGTAGAGTCGTATTTTAATAAATAAGCCAGGTTATCCGGTGGTACAAGGTCGTTAATACCCACAAACTCGATATTGGGGTTATTTAGACCTGCACGAAGCACAAGCCGCCCGATACGACCGAATCCATTGATACCAACTTTTAACTTCACCAAAATTAACCTCCTGTGTTTTCGTCAATCTGGGCCTTTACCCTAGCTTTACAACTCTGCAAATAGCCAGGCGAATTTTAGTCTGACTGAGCTGATCGTGACAGCCCTAGACACTTAAAGCCCAATTACTTGGCATCTTTTAATGTTTCAGATTAGAGGTTAAAAATCTGGAATTGGTAGATTTACTTACAACTTAGAATATCTTGGTACATAGTAAATTAACTCTAAAAAACTCTGCGTACCTCTGCGCTAACCTCAGCGCCCCTAAGCGTTAAAAAAATTAAGATTTGACACAGCTTAATTAAAAAAAGGGAGAACTTAATTAAATTCTCCCTTCTACTCTTTTCTACTCAATTAAAGACTTGAAGTTTTGCCAGTTTGGGCTTGTGTTTCTATTGGCTGAACATCACTGTAACCCATCTCTCCAGCAATTGTGCGGAATACAGACATTTGCTGTTCAAAATCTAATCCTTCAATTTGAGCTAACAAGTCATTAGTCGCTTCAGTTCCTTCATAATCATCGGGCATTCCTACGATTGTATCTCCCATAGCTATAGCCCAAACATACCAAACTAACAATTGATTATTTTCTTTTAAAGCTCCATAAGCGCGAGAATATTCTGTATCTGCACAGTTCACAATGTCCCGCATAATATTTAGTTGTTCGTCATCAGATAATTGAAAAAAGTTACCTAATAAAAGTGGTGCTAATTCTGGTTCTGCTGCTGCGGGTGCTGCGGGAGTAATAGATTCGCCCATTTCTTCATAAACAAAATAAAACCAAGCCAACTTAGCATCAGTATCTAATTTATTAAAAGCATCTACTACACTTTGAGTTTCTTGGCTTTGAGCTTGAGCCGTATTTTTATCGTAACTAGCAGTCATATTTTATCTCCGATTAAATTTAAAGATGTTAGAATAAGGGTTATCAGATTTCAGTTGTTGTTAGCTACGTTCGTAAGAAAGAATAAATAAAATTAATATTAGGTATTTATATCTATCTTTTAATAGAGGTCATAATCTTTCTCTGGGGTACTAAAAAATAGCTATTCACCTTGTTACAATCACCGCAGCAATTAAAAAATGACTTTAAGGTGTTAGCTATGAGTGAAGAAATCAAACCAAATCCTAATGAAGCTCCTACCCATGATGCACAATTAGCTGCTGAAAATATAGCCAGTGGTGAAGAAAAAGCGCCTAAGGTTGATTTTGATGCTGATTATGCGGCGGCACAGCAATTTAGTGTGAGTGAAATTGATCGCACAGGTGAAGGTGCTAGTGCGGCAGAAGCAGCTACTGCATCTCAATTTGAACTTTCCCAACCTGAAGAAACAAGAACTGAAGCGCAAGCAACAGGTAATCCTGATGACTATTTAGAATTAGCAAAAGAAGTTGGTGCTTCTAGAAATGAAGCAGTAACTGAAGTTAGTGAT harbors:
- a CDS encoding acetate kinase, with the protein product MKVLILNAGSSSQKSCLYEIPDDALLSEAPPPLWEGKVNWTQDRSVAEIEVKTAKGATLHESIYGDSRQAHVTYMLYTLSRGATKVIGQLSEIDVVGHRVVHGGQNYRNSVIINEEVKQAIAKLSNLAPAHNPAALEGIEAIQKSLGDVPQVAVFDTGFHATLPDAAAIYPGPYEWVEQGIRRYGFHGISHQYCSARAAQILGKDLASLRIITCHLGNGCSLAAIKNGRSIDTTMGFTPLDGLMMGSRSGSIDPGIIIHLMRQSEYSAERLDYVLNKASGLRGISGISSDLPQVIEAIAQGNYRAQLAWDIYVHRLRSGIGSMLASLGGLDVLVFTAGAGEKSAGIRQAACEAFGFLGLKLDPQKNQNKPVDVDIATADSTVRVLVIHTQEDWAIAQQCWHLLKR
- a CDS encoding orange carotenoid protein N-terminal domain-containing protein, which gives rise to MTASYDKNTAQAQSQETQSVVDAFNKLDTDAKLAWFYFVYEEMGESITPAAPAAAEPELAPLLLGNFFQLSDDEQLNIMRDIVNCADTEYSRAYGALKENNQLLVWYVWAIAMGDTIVGMPDDYEGTEATNDLLAQIEGLDFEQQMSVFRTIAGEMGYSDVQPIETQAQTGKTSSL
- the pyk gene encoding pyruvate kinase: MRRTKIICTVGPATSAPEKLEALAKAGMNVARLNFSHGAYDFHAQTAQYLRQISADKQKPIAIMQDLCGPKIRLGTLPPEGLMVEAGKEVTFVLQEKGSSLDELPLPLPTLFAMVRPGEPILINDGRVKLIVTDRDADHIRAVAKIGGVISTRKGVNLPATRLPVSSITEKDLQDLRFGIQLDVDWVAVSFVRSPYDLEPAQRMIEAAGKTIRVIAKIERPEAVEQIDSIIDVADAIMIARGDLGVEMPIHEVPLIQKDIIRRCNQAGKPVITATQMLESMISAPDPTRAEATDVANSILDGTDAVMLSGETAVGEYPIAAVQIMHDIAMTTEKSLQEGSKNCWTHEAGGLSVTESVAEAVCRIAYETGAKAILCNTSSGSTAKLVSKYRPSTPIFALTPDETAYHQLALSWGVEPLLIAPVYNAEEMITNVVNTAVRTGLVHEGDKVVITSGVPIGKSGTTSLIKVHSIGQPIAA
- the gap gene encoding type I glyceraldehyde-3-phosphate dehydrogenase, translating into MVKLKVGINGFGRIGRLVLRAGLNNPNIEFVGINDLVPPDNLAYLLKYDSTHGKLTSQVEAKEDGIVIDGRFIPCVSVRNPAELPWGQLGADYVVESTGLFTDYEGASKHLQAGAKRVIISAPTKDPERVRTLLVGVNHHLYDPSKDLIVSNASCTTNCLAPIAKVINDNFGLTEGLMTTVHAMTATQPTVDGPSKKDWRGGRGAAQNIIPSSTGAAKAVALVLPELKGKLTGMAFRVPTPDVSVVDLTFKTNKATSYKEICAAMKQAAEGSLAGILGYTDEEVVSTDFQGDSHSSIFDAGAGIELNSNFFKVVAWYDNEWGYSNRVADLMLSMVQKEQLAAV
- a CDS encoding transaldolase, which codes for MTKNLLEQLREMTVVVADTGDIQAIEKFTPRDATTNPSLITAAAKMPEYQEIVDQTLLQAKKDAGASATKGQIVSLAFDRLAVSFGLKILQIIPGRVSTEVDARLSYDTEATITKARELIAQYKAAGIGPERVLIKIASTWEGIKAAEVLEKEGIHCNLTLLFGLHQAIACAEAGITLISPFVGRILDWYKKETGRDSYPSAEDPGVLSVTKIYNYYKKFGYKTEVMGASFRNIGEITELAGSDLLTISPGLLGELQATIGELPRKLDPAKAAKSDIEKLSIDKATFDEMHAADRMAYDKLDEGIKGFTKALEELETLLAERLARLEVVASH